Proteins found in one Gigantopelta aegis isolate Gae_Host chromosome 12, Gae_host_genome, whole genome shotgun sequence genomic segment:
- the LOC121386329 gene encoding zinc finger protein 419-like — MLKTNEHVSDPVKTETAHCSAVLKTTGECVNSSTTEYTKDFNRPLCMKLNSPGTNGNISYVANTPKYSDSCNYGGNENGNETKSNTSVKHDNSSVSDFLRNDMLNNVKKESDNHLAHAKTEMSVSTKVKQNEKAPTGQIGNKQSATEFDESDSGVSENSNNQTPVSCELVEGIETCTYRVTINEFDAEYHESNFNNSEHSDQTPSKKYCLRKTRKLKDGDTKIRKTETKNQIKSSKVKIWNRPTGLEGETNTPDSKNKSIKKRKRKGKTQSEKKCCDLPNGPQEDDNKKRYQCHICGKLLKSSSAVNVHQRVHTGEKPFSCTVCNKSFSVKESLNRHLRTHTGEKPYVCSFCGESFGQAASLKRHLGRHTGNYPFKCHMCDKRYIQHSDLIGHLRSHEGLKREKLWTCEVCGSGFVSTRNLIRHVKWVHIADKPFVCDICGKGFVELGKLSAHQRYHTGERPFKCTICDRGFVDKSYLREHVKLHEDKGKKTFKCRMCDKDFSSSKSLYRHVRTIHTKEEVYTCNICWKSFGQSGNLKIHRLRHHKAEYIKPGSKFLDDFDEEEDIYEQYVIQQNKIFIEKSSQVDSCSVSCRLESSTSENHNLKTFTNITREDILKKFARPKSQTSSAESIGSVFVVREDDKKLCLNDDGKFDDKELKELDGDEVKSLKDTADDSN, encoded by the exons ATGTTGAAGACCAATGAACACGTCAGTGATCCAGTTAAAACTGAAACGGCACATTGTTCTGCTGTGTTGAAAACTACTGGAGAATGCGTGAACAGCTCTACGACAGAATACACTAAAGATTTCAACCGGCCTTTGTGTATGAAGTTAAATTCTCCAGGTACTAACGGGAATATTTCTTACGTCGCAAATACACCCAAATATTCAGATTCTTGTAACTATGGTGGAAATGAAAATGGTaatgaaacaaaatcaaatacatCTGTCAAACATGACAATTCGAGTGTCTCGGATTTCCTACGTAATGATATGTTAAATAATGTGAAAAAAGAATCTGATAATCATTTAGCTCATGCAAAAACTGAAATGTCTGTATCCACGAAAGTTAAACAGAATGAAAAGGCACCAACAGGTCAGATTGGAAATAAACAGTCAGCTACAGAATTTGATGAATCGGACTCTGGCGTTTCAGAAAATTCAAATAACCAGACACCTGTATCATGTGAACTGGTTGAAGGAATTGAGACATGTACATATCGGGTTACAATTAATGAGTTCGATGCTGAATATCACGAatcaaattttaataattcagaACATTCAGATCAGACCCCAAGTAAAAAATACTGCTTGAGGAAAACTCGAAAATTAAAAGatggagatacaaaaattagaaaaactgaaacaaaaaaccAGATAAAATCTTCTAAAGTAAAAATCTGGAATCGACCGACGGGTTTGGAAGGTGAAACAAATACACCagattcaaaaaataaaagtattaaaaaaaggaaaagaaaaggaaagactCAGTCTGAAAAGAAATGTTGTGACTTGCCAAATGGCCCACAAGAAGATGATAACAAAAAGAGATATCAGTGTCACATCTGTGGAAAATTACTAAAATCGTCGAGTGCCGTCAACGTTCATCAGCGAGTCCACACTGGAGAGAAACCATTTTCGTGTACCGTATGCAATAAAAGCTTTTCCGTCAAGGAATCGCTGAACCGTCACCTCCGAACTCACACGGGCGAAAAACCGTATGTCTGTAGTTTCTGCGGCGAGTCTTTTGGCCAGGCCGCGTCGCTCAAGCGCCACCTGGGTCGTCACACAGGTAACTACCCGTTCAAATGTCACATGTGCGACAAGCGTTACATCCAGCATTCGGATCTGATTGGACACCTGCGATCACACGAAGGCTTGAAGAGGGAGAAGCTGTGGACGTGCGAGGTGTGTGGGTCGGGCTTCGTTAGCACGCGCAATCTCATCAGACATGTCAAGTGGGTGCACATCGCAGACAAGCCGTTTGTGTGCGACATCTGTGGGAAAGGTTTCGTCGAGTTGGGCAAACTTTCAGCTCACCAGCGATACCATACAG GAGAACGGCCATTCAAGTGTACGATTTGTGATCGGGGGTTTGTCGACAAGAGTTACCTGCGTGAGCACGTGAAGCTGCACGAAGACAAGGGCAAGAAGACCTTCAAGTGCAGGATGTGTGACAAAGACTTTTCCTCTTCAAAGAGCCTATACCGCCACGTCCGAACCATCCACACCAAGGAGGAAGTCTACACCTGTAACATTTGCTGGAAAAGTTTCGGTCAGTCGGGAAATCTGAAAATCCATCGCCTTCGTCACCACAAGGCGGAATATATCAAGCCTGGATCGAAGTTTCTGGATGATTTCGACGAAGAGGAGGACATTTATGAACAATACGTTATCCAGCAGAACAAGATCTTTATTGAGAAATCGTCACAGGTTGATTCGTGTAGCGTCAGTTGTCGTTTAGAAAGTAGTACTAGCGAGAACCACAATTTGAAGACTTTTACAAACATTACTCGGGAAGATATTCTCAAAAAGTTTGCCCGCCCCAAATCACAGACTTCATCAGCGGAAAGCATTGGAAGTGTTTTTGTTGTAAGAGAGGATGACAAGAAATTGTGCTTAAACGATGATGGTAAATTTGACGATAAAGAGCTGAAAGAATTGGATGGTGATGAAGTTAAAAGTTTGAAGGATACAGCTGATGACAGTAACTAA